In Alosa sapidissima isolate fAloSap1 chromosome 4, fAloSap1.pri, whole genome shotgun sequence, the following are encoded in one genomic region:
- the prok2 gene encoding prokineticin-2 produces the protein MKSRVPLMLFLLLISYASSAVITGACERDPQCGGGMCCAVSLWIRTLRMCSPMGREGDDCHPMSHKVPFFGRRLHHTCPCLPNLACIATQDETFKCLNPFKFQEYEL, from the exons ATGAAGTCGAGAGTACCCCTGATGCTTTTCTTGCTTCTGATCTCTTACGCGTCCTCGGCAGTCATCACAGGG GCATGTGAGAGAGATCCTCAGTGCGGGGGCGGCATGTGCTGTGCGGTCAGTCTGTGGATCCGGACCCTGCGGATGTGCTCGCCCATGGGCCGAGAGGGAGACGACTGCCACCCCATGAGTCACAAG GTTCCCTTCTTTGGGAGAAGGCTGCATCACACCTGTCCCTGCCTGCCTAATCTTGCCTGCATTGCCACTcaagatgagacctttaaatgCTTAAATCCATTTAAGTTCCAAGAGTACGAACTGTGA